One genomic window of Paeniglutamicibacter sp. Y32M11 includes the following:
- a CDS encoding lysine N(6)-hydroxylase/L-ornithine N(5)-oxygenase family protein — protein MSITTLDTTRIYDAIGIGAGPFNLGFAALADPIYGLEVLVLESAEEFAWHPGMMLEGTHLQVPFMADLVTMADPANPLSFLSYLKESGRLYSFYIRENFYPLREEYNNYLRWAAARLPSVRFGAHVAAARFADGVYELDVHTSEGVHTVRTKHLVLGTGTSPYVPASVPECVLSSPAVVHTSGYRPARETIASGSRIALVGSGQSAAEVFADLLGSLRPDQHLQWVTRSARFFPLEYTKLTLEMTSPEYIDHFHSLPQGTRDALSASQKGLYKGINADLIDEIHEMLYRREVSGHAPVTLRAATALQGVEHHDGALHINLRNQDDGGEFSTVTDTLVLATGYAYREPEFLTGLGERVNRLPDGRLAVDRNYAITSPGDILVQNAELHTHGFTAPDLGMGAYRNAVIINRILGREHYLVEKRIGFQHFGSPDAATSDQPAPALLGARA, from the coding sequence ATGAGCATCACCACGTTGGATACCACACGCATCTACGACGCCATTGGCATTGGCGCCGGCCCCTTCAACCTCGGCTTCGCGGCCCTGGCCGATCCCATTTACGGGTTGGAGGTGCTGGTGCTCGAAAGTGCCGAGGAATTTGCGTGGCACCCGGGCATGATGCTCGAGGGTACTCACCTGCAGGTTCCCTTCATGGCCGATCTGGTGACCATGGCCGATCCTGCGAACCCGCTGTCATTCCTGAGCTACCTCAAGGAGAGTGGGCGCCTCTACTCGTTCTACATTCGCGAGAACTTCTACCCGCTGCGCGAGGAGTACAACAACTACCTGCGCTGGGCCGCGGCCCGCCTGCCCTCGGTACGCTTCGGCGCCCATGTGGCGGCCGCCCGCTTCGCTGACGGGGTCTACGAGCTCGATGTGCATACCAGCGAAGGCGTGCATACCGTACGCACTAAGCATCTGGTGTTGGGTACCGGCACTTCCCCGTACGTTCCCGCCTCCGTTCCCGAATGTGTGCTCTCTTCCCCGGCAGTCGTGCATACCAGCGGCTACCGTCCGGCGCGCGAAACGATCGCCTCCGGCTCCCGCATTGCGTTGGTGGGCAGCGGACAAAGCGCCGCGGAGGTCTTCGCCGACCTGCTCGGAAGTCTGCGCCCGGATCAACACCTGCAATGGGTGACACGCTCTGCGCGCTTCTTCCCACTGGAATACACCAAGCTGACCCTGGAGATGACTTCCCCGGAGTACATCGATCACTTCCACTCACTGCCACAAGGCACCCGCGATGCGCTATCCGCCAGCCAGAAGGGGCTGTACAAGGGCATCAATGCGGATCTGATCGACGAGATCCACGAGATGCTCTACCGCCGAGAAGTCTCCGGGCATGCCCCGGTGACCCTCCGCGCCGCAACTGCCCTGCAAGGGGTGGAGCACCACGACGGTGCCCTGCACATCAACCTGCGCAATCAGGACGACGGCGGGGAATTCTCCACCGTCACGGACACCTTGGTATTGGCCACCGGCTATGCCTACCGCGAACCGGAATTTCTCACCGGACTCGGGGAGCGCGTCAACCGGCTGCCCGACGGGCGTCTGGCGGTGGATCGCAACTATGCCATCACTTCCCCCGGCGACATCCTCGTACAAAATGCCGAGCTACACACCCACGGTTTTACCGCCCCGGATCTCGGAATGGGTGCGTACCGCAATGCGGTGATCATCAACCGCATCCTGGGCCGCGAACATTACTTGGTGGAAAAACGCATCGGCTTCCAGCACTTCGGTAGCCCCGATGCGGCTACCAGCGACCAACCTGCCCCCGCACTTTTAGGAGCCAGAGCATGA
- a CDS encoding enoyl-CoA hydratase/isomerase family protein, with translation MAEQLDTTGLKTLKVTESADRLLVQLDRPEVKNAIDQSMVDELHAVCTYLERTPKVMVLSGTPADAETGTKGIFASGADIAQLRMRRRDDALAGINSGIFDRLAKLPMPVIAALDGFALGGGAELAYAADFRIGTPELRMGNPETGLGIMAAAGATWRLKELVGEPLAKEILLAGKVLTGEECLRAGLITELVPGAELLAAASALADRIGKQDPLAVRITKSVFHAPREAHPVIDTLAQGMLFESQAKFDRMQAFLDRKKK, from the coding sequence GTGGCTGAGCAGTTGGACACCACGGGCTTGAAGACGCTGAAGGTCACCGAGTCCGCGGACAGGCTGCTGGTGCAGCTTGACCGCCCCGAGGTCAAGAACGCCATCGACCAGTCGATGGTCGATGAGCTGCACGCGGTGTGCACCTATCTGGAGCGCACCCCGAAGGTCATGGTGCTCTCGGGCACCCCGGCCGACGCGGAAACCGGCACCAAGGGCATCTTCGCCTCCGGCGCCGACATTGCCCAGCTGCGGATGCGCCGCCGCGACGACGCGCTGGCCGGCATTAACTCGGGCATCTTCGATCGGCTCGCCAAGCTGCCGATGCCCGTCATCGCAGCTCTCGACGGATTCGCCCTGGGTGGCGGAGCCGAGCTGGCCTACGCCGCGGACTTCCGGATCGGCACCCCCGAATTGCGCATGGGCAATCCGGAAACCGGACTCGGCATCATGGCCGCAGCGGGAGCCACCTGGCGCCTGAAGGAACTGGTGGGCGAGCCGCTAGCCAAGGAGATCCTGCTCGCGGGCAAGGTGCTCACGGGCGAGGAATGCCTGAGAGCTGGACTCATCACCGAATTGGTTCCCGGTGCCGAATTGCTGGCAGCGGCCTCGGCTCTGGCCGACCGCATCGGCAAGCAGGACCCGTTGGCGGTACGCATCACCAAGTCGGTTTTCCATGCCCCGCGAGAGGCGCACCCCGTCATCGACACCCTGGCCCAAGGAATGCTCTTTGAATCCCAGGCAAAATTCGACCGCATGCAAGCCTTCTTGGATAGGAAGAAAAAATGA
- a CDS encoding tyrosine-protein phosphatase, protein MTQSGDEPQWEGAVNARHVLGSIYRMGRREWLTSLGWQQAHADGVETVIDLRNPEEVRRRPTDPQIDAAATAGILIINAPTEEPGHPVFERLAVPYMNHPRMYPVNLEIFPERITEVFHQIAAARGKIVLHCSAGRDRTGLIVSMLLKLADRTDLLESQYAASLRGINEWHKISPVKHPHESYIEEHDLIAPLNERLEALGAFLDSLGVESFLLANGLHPEELEAIKQKLV, encoded by the coding sequence ATGACTCAATCCGGGGACGAGCCACAGTGGGAGGGCGCAGTCAACGCACGCCACGTGCTGGGCAGCATCTATCGCATGGGCCGACGCGAGTGGCTCACCAGCCTTGGCTGGCAACAAGCCCACGCCGACGGCGTAGAAACGGTCATTGATCTGAGGAACCCCGAGGAGGTACGTCGGCGTCCCACCGATCCGCAGATTGATGCGGCGGCCACCGCCGGAATCCTCATCATTAATGCCCCCACCGAGGAACCCGGACATCCGGTCTTCGAGCGGCTGGCCGTGCCCTATATGAACCATCCGCGGATGTATCCGGTGAACCTCGAGATTTTCCCCGAACGCATAACCGAGGTGTTCCACCAGATCGCTGCGGCCAGAGGAAAGATCGTGCTGCATTGCTCGGCCGGGCGTGACCGCACGGGATTAATTGTCTCCATGCTGCTCAAACTGGCGGATCGGACGGATCTGCTCGAATCCCAATATGCTGCATCACTGCGCGGGATCAACGAGTGGCACAAGATCAGCCCGGTCAAGCACCCGCATGAGTCTTACATCGAGGAGCATGACCTCATCGCTCCGTTGAACGAGCGACTGGAAGCACTCGGAGCCTTTCTCGACTCCCTTGGTGTGGAGTCTTTCCTGCTGGCGAACGGGCTACACCCTGAGGAATTGGAAGCCATCAAACAAAAGCTGGTGTGA
- a CDS encoding 3-hydroxyacyl-CoA dehydrogenase family protein, with protein sequence METLPNSLPAKVGVLGGGRMGAGIAHAFLVNGCDVVVVERDEASAQGARERVESAAAKSIERGSADGNLGEMLSRFDVSVDYAAFADRGLVVEAVPEIWDLKVSSLKNVEENLRTDAILASNTSSLSMSGLAAELQRPENFLGLHFFNPVPASTLIEVVIAKQSAEEVITKARGWVAGLGKTAVVVNDAPGFASSRLGVAIALEAMRMVEEGVASAQDIDNAMVLGYKHPTGPLKTTDIVGLDVRLGIAEYLHQTLGDRFAPPQILRDLVEQGHLGRKTGRGFYDWSESAS encoded by the coding sequence ATGGAAACACTTCCCAACTCGCTGCCCGCCAAGGTCGGCGTGCTCGGCGGCGGCCGGATGGGCGCCGGCATTGCCCACGCCTTCCTAGTTAATGGCTGCGACGTCGTGGTCGTTGAGCGCGATGAGGCTTCCGCCCAGGGCGCCCGGGAACGTGTGGAGTCCGCGGCAGCCAAGTCGATCGAGCGAGGATCGGCCGACGGGAACCTAGGCGAGATGCTGTCGCGGTTCGATGTTTCGGTGGACTACGCGGCCTTTGCCGACCGCGGGCTCGTCGTCGAGGCCGTTCCCGAGATCTGGGACCTGAAGGTCTCCTCGCTGAAGAATGTCGAGGAGAACCTCAGGACCGACGCGATCCTAGCCTCCAACACCTCCTCACTGTCGATGAGCGGGTTGGCCGCCGAACTGCAGCGCCCGGAAAATTTCTTAGGCCTGCACTTCTTTAACCCGGTCCCGGCCTCAACCCTGATCGAAGTGGTCATTGCCAAGCAGAGTGCCGAGGAAGTCATCACCAAGGCCCGCGGCTGGGTTGCCGGGCTGGGCAAGACCGCGGTGGTAGTTAACGACGCACCGGGGTTTGCCAGCTCACGCTTGGGCGTGGCCATTGCCTTGGAAGCCATGCGCATGGTCGAGGAGGGTGTGGCCAGCGCACAAGACATCGACAATGCCATGGTGCTGGGCTACAAGCACCCGACCGGTCCGCTCAAGACCACCGACATTGTTGGGCTGGATGTGCGCCTGGGCATCGCCGAATACCTGCACCAGACTCTCGGTGACCGCTTTGCCCCGCCGCAGATTCTGCGCGACCTGGTGGAGCAGGGGCATTTGGGCCGCAAGACCGGGCGGGGCTTCTACGACTGGTCCGAGTCCGCGAGTTAG
- a CDS encoding MFS transporter — MQPDNSQPKTKPKIASSTTDPVDFDHAIGPDTSTPDGRREIRRATAASAMGNMTEWFDYGVYAVAVTYISFHFFPTEGGTLMALGTFALSFLVRPIGGLVWGPLGDKLGRKHVLALTIVMMSLSTFLIGVLPTFEQVGILAPVLLVLLRMVQGFSTGGEYGGAATFMAEYAPDKKRGFLGSFLEFGTLGGFALGTAVMLLLQVGLGDEAMMAWGWRVPFMLALPMGLIGWYLRNKLEDTPVFQELEERGEVQQHSSLASLIRGYWRPMLVMSGLVIALNVVNYTLLSYMPTYLEGQLELDPQASLMVILIGEVAMMAVIPFAGSLSDKVGRKPLWIGSLVGLFVLALPLFWLMGRSFPLAILGFAILGLLYIPQLATITATFPAMFPSHVRFAGFAVTYNVATAIFGGTAAIVNEGVIDASGFLLFPAVYMMAACLIGLLATRYMPETAGASLRGTAVPDAHDTGILADADA, encoded by the coding sequence ATGCAACCGGATAACAGCCAACCCAAAACAAAACCAAAAATCGCATCGTCAACTACCGATCCCGTGGATTTTGACCACGCCATCGGTCCCGATACCTCCACCCCGGATGGGCGGCGGGAAATTCGCCGGGCCACCGCGGCCTCGGCCATGGGAAACATGACCGAATGGTTCGATTACGGCGTTTACGCCGTGGCCGTCACCTATATCTCCTTCCACTTCTTCCCCACCGAGGGCGGAACCCTGATGGCGTTGGGTACCTTCGCCCTCTCGTTCCTGGTCCGCCCCATCGGCGGCCTAGTCTGGGGCCCGCTGGGCGACAAACTCGGACGCAAACACGTACTAGCACTCACCATCGTGATGATGTCACTCTCCACATTCCTCATTGGCGTGCTGCCAACCTTTGAGCAGGTGGGCATACTTGCTCCGGTGCTATTGGTCTTGCTGCGGATGGTTCAGGGCTTCTCCACGGGCGGCGAATACGGCGGAGCAGCAACCTTCATGGCCGAGTACGCCCCCGATAAAAAACGTGGATTCTTGGGCTCATTCCTAGAATTCGGCACGCTGGGCGGCTTCGCACTGGGCACTGCCGTCATGCTGCTGTTGCAGGTGGGTCTGGGCGATGAAGCAATGATGGCTTGGGGTTGGCGCGTGCCGTTTATGCTCGCCCTGCCCATGGGGCTCATCGGCTGGTACTTGCGCAACAAGCTTGAAGACACCCCCGTTTTCCAGGAACTCGAGGAACGCGGCGAGGTTCAACAGCACAGTTCCTTGGCCAGTCTGATCCGCGGTTACTGGCGTCCCATGCTAGTCATGAGCGGACTAGTGATCGCACTAAACGTCGTGAACTACACGCTACTGAGCTATATGCCCACCTATCTTGAGGGGCAATTGGAATTGGATCCACAGGCTTCGCTGATGGTGATCCTCATCGGCGAGGTAGCCATGATGGCGGTCATCCCCTTCGCCGGTTCCCTCTCCGACAAGGTGGGACGAAAGCCCTTGTGGATCGGATCCCTGGTCGGGCTGTTTGTCTTGGCGCTGCCGCTGTTCTGGTTGATGGGCAGAAGTTTCCCGCTGGCCATCCTCGGCTTTGCCATCTTGGGCCTGCTGTACATCCCGCAATTGGCCACCATCACCGCGACCTTCCCGGCTATGTTCCCCTCCCACGTGCGATTTGCCGGTTTCGCGGTCACCTACAACGTGGCCACCGCCATCTTCGGCGGCACTGCGGCGATAGTGAACGAGGGCGTCATCGATGCCAGCGGGTTCTTGCTATTCCCCGCGGTCTACATGATGGCGGCCTGCCTCATTGGCTTGCTGGCCACCCGGTACATGCCGGAAACCGCTGGCGCTTCGTTGCGTGGAACCGCGGTGCCAGATGCTCATGACACGGGCATTCTGGCCGATGCCGACGCTTAG
- a CDS encoding antibiotic biosynthesis monooxygenase, with product MYVVTNRIEVPAERAAAFEERFISNMRHNLPKVQGLSRATLDKPVDPAAAYKVTMEFVAESDFITWRDSEAFRTSHGRPANTTQAASSPAASAEASAPRPATGPEHHTRLETFDGTQA from the coding sequence ATGTACGTCGTCACCAACCGCATTGAGGTTCCCGCAGAACGCGCGGCAGCTTTTGAAGAGCGTTTCATTTCCAACATGCGTCATAACCTCCCCAAGGTTCAGGGCCTATCACGCGCGACACTCGATAAGCCGGTAGATCCCGCGGCCGCATACAAGGTGACCATGGAATTTGTTGCGGAGTCAGATTTTATTACCTGGCGAGATTCCGAAGCTTTCCGCACCTCACACGGCCGCCCCGCCAACACCACGCAGGCAGCTTCGAGCCCTGCGGCATCGGCCGAGGCTTCAGCCCCGCGACCCGCCACCGGTCCGGAGCACCACACCCGCCTCGAAACCTTTGACGGCACACAAGCCTAG
- a CDS encoding acetyl-CoA C-acyltransferase, with protein MTEAYLVGGARTPVGRYGGALSSVRPDDLAALAIRAAVERAGINPADVDEVIFGNANGAGEENRNVARMAWLLAGFEDTVPGITVNRLCASGMSAITMASHMIKAGAADIVVAGGVESMSRAPWVMEKPDKAFAKPGASYDTSIGWRFPNPEFLSGELSREGKTTFSMPETAEEVAQVFNTSREDCDAFAVRSHERALAAIAAGHFKDEIVPVIVKTRKGESVVDTDEGPRPGTTFEVLSALRPVVKGGTVVTAGNASTLNDGASAVIVASAAAIKKYGLVARARIIDGASAGVAPEIMGVGPVPATRKVMERSGYKIEDLAAVELNEAFASQSLASMRELGINPEIVNNDGGAIALGHPLGSSGSRIVITLLGRLEREAKEGGSKLGLATMCVGVGQGSALLIEGV; from the coding sequence ATGACCGAGGCTTACTTGGTGGGCGGAGCCCGCACCCCGGTGGGACGTTACGGCGGAGCACTATCCAGCGTGCGCCCCGACGATCTGGCCGCGCTGGCCATTCGTGCGGCGGTGGAACGCGCCGGCATCAACCCGGCTGACGTGGACGAGGTCATCTTCGGCAACGCCAACGGTGCCGGTGAGGAAAACCGCAACGTGGCCCGCATGGCCTGGCTGCTGGCCGGGTTCGAGGACACCGTCCCGGGCATCACCGTGAACCGCCTCTGCGCCTCTGGGATGAGCGCCATCACCATGGCCAGTCACATGATCAAGGCCGGTGCCGCCGACATCGTCGTCGCTGGCGGGGTCGAGTCCATGAGCCGCGCACCCTGGGTCATGGAAAAGCCGGACAAGGCCTTCGCCAAGCCCGGAGCCAGCTACGACACCTCGATCGGTTGGCGTTTCCCCAACCCCGAGTTCCTCTCCGGTGAACTCTCCCGCGAGGGCAAGACCACCTTCTCAATGCCGGAAACCGCCGAAGAGGTCGCCCAAGTTTTCAACACCAGCCGCGAAGACTGCGACGCCTTCGCCGTGCGCTCCCACGAACGGGCACTGGCCGCCATCGCGGCCGGGCACTTCAAGGACGAAATCGTCCCGGTCATCGTCAAGACCCGCAAGGGTGAGAGCGTCGTTGACACCGACGAGGGCCCGCGCCCCGGCACCACCTTCGAGGTGCTCTCCGCATTGCGCCCCGTGGTCAAGGGCGGCACCGTGGTCACCGCAGGCAACGCCTCAACCCTCAACGACGGCGCCTCAGCGGTCATCGTCGCCTCCGCGGCGGCCATCAAGAAGTACGGACTGGTGGCGCGTGCCCGCATCATCGACGGCGCCTCTGCCGGCGTGGCCCCCGAGATCATGGGCGTCGGCCCGGTTCCGGCCACACGCAAGGTCATGGAACGCTCCGGCTACAAGATCGAGGACCTGGCCGCGGTCGAACTCAACGAGGCCTTCGCCTCGCAGTCGCTGGCCTCCATGCGCGAACTGGGCATCAACCCGGAGATCGTGAACAACGACGGCGGCGCCATCGCGCTCGGGCACCCGCTGGGTTCCTCCGGCTCCCGCATCGTGATCACCCTGCTGGGCCGCCTGGAACGCGAAGCCAAGGAGGGCGGGTCGAAGCTGGGCCTGGCCACCATGTGCGTCGGCGTGGGCCAGGGCTCGGCCCTGCTCATCGAGGGAGTTTAG
- a CDS encoding GNAT family N-acetyltransferase — protein MTKIEPLVLRGPLVTLEPLRHEHHDELSEAVRDGEVYKLWYTAVPTPQLMREEIDRRLALQEAGSMLPFVARRNADSMVLGMTTYMDIDPTLPRVEIGSTWNRASVRGTGTNVDSKLLLLTHAFEVLGCPAVEFRTHWMNMASRAAIERLGAKLDGVLRAHRRMADGSLRDTCVYSIIASEWPQVRSGLHHRLQRHLESAA, from the coding sequence ATGACAAAGATTGAACCGTTGGTGTTGCGCGGACCCCTGGTGACACTGGAACCGCTGCGACACGAGCACCATGATGAACTGAGCGAGGCGGTGCGCGACGGGGAGGTCTACAAACTCTGGTACACGGCGGTGCCCACGCCGCAGCTGATGCGCGAGGAGATCGATCGCAGATTGGCGTTGCAAGAGGCCGGATCGATGCTGCCATTTGTGGCCCGGCGCAATGCGGATTCCATGGTGCTGGGCATGACAACGTACATGGACATCGACCCGACCCTGCCCAGAGTGGAGATCGGTTCGACCTGGAACCGAGCCTCGGTGCGCGGGACCGGGACCAACGTTGACTCCAAGCTTTTGCTACTCACCCACGCCTTCGAGGTCCTGGGCTGCCCGGCGGTGGAATTCCGCACGCACTGGATGAACATGGCCTCCCGTGCGGCTATCGAGAGGCTCGGGGCAAAACTTGACGGGGTGTTGCGTGCGCATCGGCGCATGGCCGACGGCTCGCTGCGCGACACCTGTGTTTATTCGATCATCGCCTCCGAATGGCCCCAGGTCCGCTCCGGTCTTCATCACCGGCTTCAGCGGCATCTGGAATCCGCGGCGTAG
- a CDS encoding GNAT family N-acetyltransferase, which translates to MISTLERLTIPAATDFTLRRFDPLTDSALLHGWVNTERASYWGMLGCTHQQVRDAYEALEADPHHHVLLGLKTGSEHESAETPAFLLEHYAPEHSVLAGRYAHQHGDVGMHLLLAGPGTDGPLPGFSAAVMEAALAHLFSDPAVLRVVVEPDAANTAIHSLNSRLGFRAQHRIELPAGDDTPAKTALLSWCTRADFVAATGRASSVTAHLSAERWEVANRHLLAKAIAEFTHERILTPEATETGWLVNHGDHQYRFTATRHQLEHWIIDPVSLSVQIQGRSAAVEVAGFILTFREVLGISAAQLPVYLEEISSTLASHCYKQLHSTLSSAELAAGTDDTIVDFQRTEAAMTEGHPCFVANNGRLGLGANDYLSFAPETGAVIALEWLAAHKSRAHFSALPGLDINSLLTEELGRPQLQLFEARITAACAGSTLDPADFILLPIHPWQWENKLAVVFAADIASGHLLHLGAGEDRYQPQQSIRTFFNRSSPSRHYVKTALSVLNMGFMRGLSAAYMAGTPAINLWLTEVFAGDAELNGENLGLLREIAAVGYSSPLFEAAGADAPQRKMLAALWRESPAALIKPTQQLATMASLLHIDAAGASLTAAHIRRSGLSGSEWLTRYFDAYLVPLVHCLCRYDLAFMPHGENVILVLENSVPVRVLHKDLAEEVAVLGNHQDLPPAVERIRAQVTGPERRLVIFTDVVDCFLRFLAPALAREGVCSEDEFWGTAADRLLAYRKRNPETAEAFDALELFAESFELSCLNRLQLRNNAQMLDLTDQSGGLIYAGTLANPLAGRGL; encoded by the coding sequence ATGATCTCCACCCTTGAACGTCTCACCATCCCCGCGGCCACGGACTTCACCCTGCGCCGCTTTGACCCACTCACCGATTCGGCGCTGCTCCACGGCTGGGTGAATACCGAACGTGCCAGCTACTGGGGCATGCTGGGCTGCACCCATCAACAGGTGCGCGACGCGTATGAGGCCTTGGAGGCCGATCCACACCACCACGTGCTACTGGGTCTGAAAACCGGCAGCGAGCATGAATCCGCCGAGACTCCTGCCTTCCTGCTGGAGCACTACGCCCCCGAGCATTCGGTGTTGGCCGGGCGCTACGCCCACCAACACGGTGATGTGGGAATGCATCTGCTGCTCGCCGGCCCCGGCACCGACGGTCCCCTACCGGGATTCAGCGCAGCGGTCATGGAAGCCGCGCTGGCCCACCTCTTCAGCGATCCGGCGGTGCTACGGGTGGTGGTTGAGCCCGACGCAGCCAACACCGCCATCCACTCACTGAACTCCCGGCTCGGGTTCCGGGCCCAGCACCGCATCGAGTTGCCGGCCGGCGACGATACCCCGGCCAAAACCGCGCTGCTGTCCTGGTGCACACGAGCGGACTTTGTGGCGGCCACCGGGCGCGCCTCCAGCGTTACCGCACACCTATCCGCCGAACGTTGGGAGGTAGCCAACCGGCATCTACTGGCCAAGGCCATCGCCGAATTCACTCATGAGCGGATCCTCACCCCCGAAGCCACCGAGACGGGCTGGCTGGTGAATCACGGCGATCATCAATACCGGTTCACCGCCACGCGGCACCAGCTAGAACACTGGATCATCGACCCGGTTTCGCTCTCGGTACAGATTCAGGGACGCAGTGCCGCCGTTGAGGTGGCCGGCTTTATCCTCACGTTCCGCGAGGTCTTGGGCATCTCCGCCGCGCAACTTCCGGTGTACCTCGAGGAAATTAGCAGCACCCTGGCCTCACATTGCTATAAACAATTGCACTCCACTCTCAGCTCCGCCGAGCTGGCCGCCGGCACCGATGACACCATCGTGGATTTCCAGCGCACCGAAGCGGCCATGACCGAGGGACATCCCTGCTTCGTGGCCAACAACGGACGGCTGGGACTCGGGGCCAACGATTACCTCTCCTTCGCTCCGGAAACCGGTGCCGTCATCGCCTTGGAATGGCTGGCGGCCCACAAATCCCGGGCCCACTTCAGCGCGCTGCCCGGACTTGATATCAATTCCCTGCTCACCGAGGAACTTGGAAGGCCGCAGTTGCAGCTTTTTGAGGCTCGGATCACCGCGGCCTGTGCCGGTAGCACGCTGGATCCGGCCGATTTCATCCTGCTGCCCATCCACCCCTGGCAGTGGGAGAACAAGCTCGCGGTGGTCTTTGCCGCAGATATCGCCAGCGGTCACCTGCTGCATCTGGGTGCCGGTGAGGATCGCTACCAGCCACAGCAGTCCATCCGTACCTTCTTCAACCGCAGCTCTCCGAGCCGCCACTACGTCAAGACGGCATTGTCGGTGCTGAACATGGGCTTTATGCGCGGATTATCGGCCGCCTACATGGCTGGCACTCCGGCCATCAACCTGTGGCTCACCGAGGTCTTCGCGGGCGATGCTGAGCTCAACGGCGAAAATCTGGGCCTCTTACGCGAGATCGCCGCGGTCGGGTATTCCTCCCCGCTCTTCGAAGCCGCCGGTGCCGATGCTCCGCAGCGCAAGATGCTCGCAGCTTTGTGGCGCGAGTCCCCCGCCGCGCTCATCAAGCCCACCCAACAGTTGGCCACGATGGCCTCACTGCTGCATATCGACGCCGCCGGCGCCTCACTAACCGCTGCGCACATCCGGCGTTCGGGACTCTCCGGATCCGAATGGCTCACGCGCTATTTCGACGCCTACCTCGTACCCTTGGTTCACTGCCTGTGCCGTTATGACCTGGCCTTTATGCCGCATGGGGAAAACGTCATCCTGGTCTTGGAGAATTCGGTGCCGGTGCGCGTGCTACACAAGGACCTCGCCGAGGAGGTGGCGGTGCTCGGAAATCACCAGGACCTGCCGCCCGCGGTTGAACGGATCCGCGCCCAGGTCACGGGACCGGAACGGCGACTGGTCATCTTTACCGACGTGGTGGACTGCTTCTTGCGGTTCTTGGCTCCGGCACTGGCGCGCGAGGGCGTGTGCTCGGAAGATGAGTTCTGGGGCACCGCGGCGGATCGACTGCTCGCCTACCGCAAGCGGAACCCGGAAACCGCCGAGGCCTTTGACGCGCTCGAGCTGTTTGCCGAGTCCTTCGAGCTTTCCTGCCTGAACCGGCTTCAGCTGCGTAATAACGCGCAGATGCTTGACCTCACCGACCAGTCCGGCGGCCTCATCTACGCCGGCACGCTGGCCAACCCGTTGGCCGGTCGCGGACTCTAA